Genomic segment of Rhodococcus sp. W8901:
GCCCCAGCACCCCGTGATCGTCCCGGGCACTCTCGCCGAGAATCTCGCCCTCGTCGGCGACGTCGACACGGACGCCGAGCGATTGCAGCAGGCATGTCGGGCAACCGGATTCGACGATGTCCTCGCGGAACTGCCGCGCGGATGGGACACCGTCGTCGGTGCCGGGGGACTGGGGCTGTCGCTCGGTCAACGCCAGCGACTGGCCCTCACCCGGCTGTTGGTGTCCTCGCGGCCGGTGCTGTTGCTCGACGAGCCGACGGCGCACCTGGACGAAGAAACCGAACGGACAGTGTTGAACTCGCTACGTGAGCTCGCCCGCCACGGCCGCACCGTCGTGGTCGTGGGACATCGCCCGACCGTGCTGGCGGCGGGGGACCAGGTGATCGAGGTGGCGGCCCGACACGACGTCGTGGCCGACGAGGACGCGGGAGCGCAGCACCATGAATCGTGACCTGGTGCGGGCGATACGGCTGCTGGATCTGCAGCCACGGCGGGTGCTGGCCGCGATCGCCGCGGGTGTCGCGACGCTGGGCAGTGCGCTGGCGCTCGCGGCGCTGTCGGCGTGGCTGATCACGAAGGCGTGGCAGATGCCGCCCGTGCTCGATCTGACGGTCGCGGTGGTCGCGGTGCGTGCGCTCGGCATCTCCCGCGGCGTCTTCCGCTACCTCGAACGCCTCGCGACGCACGACGCCGCGCTGCGCGGCACCACGTCGGCCCGGACGAAGATCTACCGCCGCCTCGCGGACGGTGATCCGGCGGCCGCCGCAGGACTCCGGCGCGGTGACCTGCTGGCCCGGACCGGCGCCGACGTCGACGCACTCGGCGACGTCGTGGTGCGGGCGCTGATCCCGATCGCCGTCGCGGCGATCATGGCACTGTCCGCCGTCGTCGTGCTCGGGCTGATCTCGCCGCCCGCCGCGCTCGTTCTCGCCGTCGCCCTCGCCCTGTCGGGGGTGCTGGCGCCGTGGCTGTCGGCGCGCGCGGCTCGGATTGCGGAGTCCCGCAGCGCGGCCGCGACGGCACTGTTCAGCGAGACCGCGGTGACCGCACTCGACCATGCCGCCGAGTTGCGGGTGGCCGGACGCCTCGACGACGTCCTCGCGAGTGCGGAGGCCACCAACCACGACGCGGTTCGGGCCACCGACCGGGCCGCCCTGCCCTCGGCGTTCGCCGCCGCCGCGACACCGCTCGCGATCGGGGCCAGTGTGCTGGGGTCGCTGCTGATCGGAATCACGCTGTACGGGCTGGACGGTGGTACGCCGGGCGCGATGACGCCGATGTCGTTGGCGATCCTCGTGCTCGTGCCGCTCGCCGCATTCGAGGCGACCGGTGCCCTGCCGGCGGCCGCGCTCGCGCTGACCCGGGCTCGGATCGCGTCGGGTCGGATCCTGGCGTTGCTGGATCGGGCCGGTGAGCCGCTGCCCGAGGGCGCCGAGGTGCCGTCGGGTCCCGGACGGGTTCGTGCCGAGGGCTTGCGGTGCGGGTGGCCTGGAGGCGAGAGGGTGACCGCGCCCGTGGATCTGGATCTGTCCCCGGGGGCGCGTGTCGCCGTGGTCGGCGGGAGCGGTGCGGGCAAGACCACGCTGCTCATGACCCTGGCCGGGTTGCTGCCGCCGGTCGACGGCACCGTGTCGCTCGACGGCACACCGATCGCACGATTCCAGCCCGACGCGCTGCGCCACGAGATCGGGTTCTTCGCCGAGGACGCCCATCTGTTCGACACGTCGGTCCTCGAGAACCTGCGTGTCGCCCGTGGCGACCTCGACGAGGACACCGCGCTCGAGGCGCTGCGCACCGTGGGGCTGGGGGAGTGGGTGGCGCAGTTGCCGCGCGGCGTGCACACGTCGCTGGGCGGTGGGGCTCGGGCGGTCTCCGGTGGCCAGCGCCGACGCCTGCTGCTCGCCCGCGCGCTCGTCTCCCCTGCGCGGGTGCTGCTGCTCGACGAGCCCACCGAGCACCTCGACGCGGCGGACGGCGCGAGGATCCAGCGGGCCCTGCTCGACCGGGAAGGTGGGCTGGTCGATCGGGAACGGACCGTGGTCCTTGTTACGCACCAGTTGCCGCCGGACGCCCGCGCCGATCGCAACGTGACCGTCGGTAACGGAATCGGCCGGGATGTGGATTGTGTCAGGGAGTCCGCGGGTCTCGACTCGGCTCGGCCCGCCTGACCACGGACGACGCGTCGGCAAGCGCGGTACCCAGATGTGGAACGCGTTCTAATTGTTCGGCCAATCGCGGCTACCGGCCGCGCCGTTACAGGTCGGTGAACCCAAAAGTTGATGCGCCACCTCGTAACTGCCCTGCTGGACGAACGTCCGAAAAACCGGTTAGTATGTGATCGTCTTCACTGCTGTATGGGCGATTTGCCGTGACTTCACGGTCTAAATTGAAACGCGTTCTACATAGAACTGCCTCCCCTCAGGAACGATCGAAGGAGCATCTACATGTCACGCCGCTCACTACGCCACGCCGTAGCCACAACCGCCTCTGTGGCCCTTCTCGCCGCCGGCGTTACCGTCGGACTCGGAGCGTCGGCGGCCCAGGCCGCGCCCGCATGCGCGCTCAGCCAGTCGGTCACCGACAGTTGGGCCGGCTCGCTCGGGACTCCGTACACCGTGAGCAAGGAGGTTGTCGGCGACGGCACGGTCGCACCGGGGCGCACCGTCACCTACCTCACCAAGGTGTCCGGTTCGGGGGCGCTCGTCGACCAGATCCGTGACTTCCACCCGGCAGGTTTCCAGCTGGTGAAGGCTCGTCTGAACGTCAAATGGGCTATCGGGAATCAGCAGTGGACGGACGTCACCGGTACCGCCGTCGTCGGCAACAACGCCGTCATCGCCAAGGGTGGCGGGTGGACCACCGCGGGTGGCGGCGTGATCGCCTTGGAAACCACCTACAAGGTCCCGGACAACGCCACGGTCGGCTCCAAGCTCGACAGCGGCGCCGGCACCAACATCGTGCTCGCTGCTGGTGACTGGAACATCAACCCGATGGGCGTGTGCGTCACCGTTCGTCCGCCGAACCCCATCGAGGCCGGCTCGGGCAGCCTCGAGGATCTGGGCTTCGGTTCGGTGAACACCGGATCGGGCCAGGTCTTCGGATCCATCACCGATCCGCAGGGTTCGATCAGCAACGTGGTCGGCGGAATCCTCGGCAATGTGCTCGGCAACCTGAGCTGACTCGGCTCC
This window contains:
- the cydC gene encoding thiol reductant ABC exporter subunit CydC, translated to MNRDLVRAIRLLDLQPRRVLAAIAAGVATLGSALALAALSAWLITKAWQMPPVLDLTVAVVAVRALGISRGVFRYLERLATHDAALRGTTSARTKIYRRLADGDPAAAAGLRRGDLLARTGADVDALGDVVVRALIPIAVAAIMALSAVVVLGLISPPAALVLAVALALSGVLAPWLSARAARIAESRSAAATALFSETAVTALDHAAELRVAGRLDDVLASAEATNHDAVRATDRAALPSAFAAAATPLAIGASVLGSLLIGITLYGLDGGTPGAMTPMSLAILVLVPLAAFEATGALPAAALALTRARIASGRILALLDRAGEPLPEGAEVPSGPGRVRAEGLRCGWPGGERVTAPVDLDLSPGARVAVVGGSGAGKTTLLMTLAGLLPPVDGTVSLDGTPIARFQPDALRHEIGFFAEDAHLFDTSVLENLRVARGDLDEDTALEALRTVGLGEWVAQLPRGVHTSLGGGARAVSGGQRRRLLLARALVSPARVLLLDEPTEHLDAADGARIQRALLDREGGLVDRERTVVLVTHQLPPDARADRNVTVGNGIGRDVDCVRESAGLDSARPA